A single genomic interval of Nonomuraea rubra harbors:
- a CDS encoding LacI family DNA-binding transcriptional regulator, producing MTDVAREVGVTAKTVSRVLNDEGPVAVETRERVLEAVRKLGYQPNLMARNMRVGARDAAIGLVVPELGNPFFGTVAGGVEGAVRARGLTLIVGSSDETAGHEQSLIATFLARRVSALMVVPAAAGDHRHLRAERAAGLPIVFLDRPAAGLTADCVVSANREGATAGVAHLIAHGHRRIGFVGDLPATLYTRRERLQGYRDALETAGLPFDRALVETGHDLEAAARATMRLLALADPPTALFAGNNLASMGAVVALSRAGRKDVALVGFDDLPLAEALDPPLTAVAQDPAGVGAAAAELVLARLDGDRSRARRVTVPTRLIVRGSGELLPGTRAQGDVQV from the coding sequence ATGACAGATGTGGCTCGTGAGGTGGGAGTCACCGCGAAGACCGTCTCCCGGGTCCTCAACGACGAGGGCCCGGTCGCCGTCGAGACCCGCGAGCGGGTGCTGGAGGCGGTCAGGAAGCTCGGCTACCAGCCCAACCTCATGGCCCGCAACATGCGGGTGGGCGCCCGGGACGCCGCGATCGGCCTGGTCGTGCCCGAGCTGGGCAACCCGTTCTTCGGCACGGTCGCGGGCGGCGTCGAGGGCGCCGTGCGGGCCCGCGGGCTCACGCTCATCGTCGGCTCCTCCGACGAGACGGCCGGCCACGAGCAGTCGCTCATCGCCACGTTCCTGGCCCGCCGGGTCAGCGCCCTCATGGTCGTCCCGGCCGCCGCCGGCGACCACCGCCACCTGCGTGCCGAGCGGGCGGCCGGGCTGCCGATCGTCTTCCTCGACCGCCCCGCCGCCGGGCTGACCGCCGACTGCGTGGTGAGCGCCAACCGGGAGGGTGCGACGGCCGGCGTGGCGCACCTGATCGCGCACGGGCACCGCAGGATCGGCTTCGTGGGCGACCTGCCGGCCACCCTCTACACGCGCCGCGAGCGGTTACAGGGCTACCGGGACGCCCTCGAAACCGCCGGGCTGCCGTTCGACCGCGCCCTGGTGGAGACGGGGCACGACCTGGAGGCCGCGGCCCGTGCCACCATGCGGCTGCTGGCGCTGGCCGACCCGCCGACCGCGCTGTTCGCGGGCAACAACCTCGCCTCCATGGGGGCGGTGGTGGCGCTGTCGCGGGCGGGGCGCAAGGACGTGGCGCTGGTCGGGTTCGACGACCTGCCGCTGGCCGAGGCGCTCGACCCGCCGCTCACCGCCGTCGCCCAGGACCCGGCCGGCGTGGGGGCCGCGGCGGCGGAGCTGGTGCTGGCCCGGCTGGACGGCGACCGGTCCAGGGCCCGCCGCGTCACGGTGCCGACCCGGCTGATCGTGCGCGGCTCGGGCGAGCTGCTTCCGGGGACGCGCGCTCAGGGAGACGTGCAGGTGTAG
- a CDS encoding ABC transporter permease, whose product MEAPLPRRLISTPVAGPLAALVLACLFFGLNSAQFFTGPNFSLIIQQVMVVGTLAIGQTLIILTAGIDLACGAIMAFGGIVMTKLAVDSGLPPLLALAAGLAVCAAFGLVNGLLVTRISLPPFIVTLGMLNVVFALTHIYSNEQTVTELPALLTFLGQTFQLGQTNVTYGSLLTILLFLLFAYLLGSTAWGRHVYALGNSPEVARLTGIRTRRLTVGVYTLAGLVYGIAALLLVSRTGVGDPQAGQTDNLDSITAVVLGGTSLFGGRGLVLGTLVGALIVGVFRNGLQLMGVPSIYQTLITGILVILAVAVDQLSRRRMR is encoded by the coding sequence ATGGAAGCGCCGCTGCCGCGCCGCCTGATCAGCACCCCCGTCGCCGGGCCGCTGGCCGCGCTCGTGCTGGCCTGCCTGTTCTTCGGGCTCAACAGCGCCCAGTTCTTCACCGGGCCGAACTTCTCCCTCATCATCCAGCAGGTCATGGTGGTCGGCACGCTGGCCATCGGGCAGACCCTGATCATCCTGACCGCCGGCATCGACCTGGCCTGCGGCGCGATCATGGCGTTCGGCGGGATCGTGATGACCAAGCTGGCCGTCGACTCCGGCCTGCCGCCGCTGCTCGCGCTGGCCGCCGGCCTTGCCGTGTGCGCCGCGTTCGGGCTGGTCAACGGCCTGCTGGTGACGCGGATCTCGCTGCCGCCGTTCATCGTGACGCTGGGCATGCTGAACGTGGTCTTCGCCCTGACCCACATCTACTCCAACGAGCAGACGGTCACCGAGCTGCCCGCGCTGCTCACCTTCCTCGGGCAGACGTTCCAGCTCGGGCAGACGAACGTCACCTACGGCTCGCTGCTGACCATCCTGCTGTTCCTGCTGTTCGCGTACCTGCTCGGCTCGACCGCGTGGGGCCGCCACGTGTACGCCCTGGGCAACAGCCCCGAGGTGGCCCGCCTGACCGGCATCAGGACGCGCCGGCTGACCGTCGGCGTCTACACCCTGGCCGGCCTCGTGTACGGCATCGCCGCCCTGCTCCTGGTCTCCCGTACCGGCGTGGGCGACCCGCAGGCGGGCCAGACCGACAACCTCGACAGCATCACCGCGGTCGTGCTCGGCGGCACCAGCCTGTTCGGCGGCCGCGGCCTGGTGCTCGGCACGCTCGTCGGGGCGCTCATCGTGGGCGTGTTCCGCAACGGGCTGCAGCTCATGGGCGTGCCGTCGATCTACCAGACGCTCATCACCGGCATCCTGGTGATCCTCGCGGTCGCCGTCGACCAGCTCTCCCGCAGGAGGATGCGATGA
- a CDS encoding PQQ-dependent sugar dehydrogenase produces the protein MRARVVPALILTLLAPLLALGVGVPRAEAQVVGGFDFDRAEVSVTGLQVPWAMAFLPDGSALVSERNTGRVMQVRPGQAPAQVATVSGVSASGESGLLGLAVSPSYAEDGWVYAYFTSTSGDNRLVRFRLNAPQTQTVIFSGVPSAAIHDGGRIAFGPDGMLYVATGDANNTANAQNLNSPAGKILRMTPTGGVPSGNPFANSRVWSYGHRNVQGLAWDSQGRMYATEFGQNTWDEVNQIVAGGNYGWPTCEGTCGNGSFRNPIVTWTTAEASPSGLAYANDTLFAAALRGQRLWAVPLTSGGGAGTPVAELQGEYGRLRAVAVGPDGWLWVGTSNRDGRGSPVAQDDRIVRVPPASGGTDTQAPSAPAGLAASGTTATATTLSWTAATDNVGVTGYDVLRAPGASGGTFAQAGTSATTSFTNTGLTAGTTYRYQVRARDAAGNLSPVSNTVTVTTTSSQGGTCTATPATASEWATGYVIQVTVTNTGTATLNGWTVTFTLPPGHTITGSWNVQVSSSGQTATARNAAYNGGPIAPGASTSFGFQASRPGADGRVPSGYTCTSP, from the coding sequence ATGCGCGCCCGTGTCGTCCCGGCCCTGATCCTGACTCTGCTCGCTCCCCTGCTGGCCCTCGGCGTCGGCGTCCCCAGGGCCGAGGCCCAGGTGGTGGGCGGGTTCGACTTCGACAGGGCGGAGGTGTCCGTCACGGGCCTGCAGGTGCCGTGGGCCATGGCGTTCCTGCCGGACGGCAGCGCGCTGGTCTCCGAGCGGAACACGGGCCGCGTCATGCAGGTCCGGCCCGGCCAGGCGCCCGCCCAGGTCGCCACGGTGAGCGGGGTGAGCGCGTCGGGCGAGAGCGGCCTGCTGGGGCTGGCGGTCTCGCCGTCGTACGCGGAGGACGGCTGGGTGTACGCATACTTCACCAGCACGAGCGGCGACAACCGCCTGGTCAGGTTCCGGCTCAACGCCCCGCAGACGCAGACGGTGATCTTCTCCGGGGTGCCGAGCGCGGCCATCCACGACGGCGGCCGGATCGCGTTCGGCCCCGACGGCATGCTGTACGTGGCCACCGGCGACGCGAACAACACCGCCAACGCCCAGAACCTCAACAGCCCGGCCGGCAAGATCCTGCGCATGACGCCCACCGGTGGCGTCCCCTCTGGCAACCCGTTCGCCAACTCCCGCGTCTGGAGCTACGGCCACCGCAACGTCCAGGGCCTGGCCTGGGACTCGCAGGGCAGGATGTACGCCACCGAGTTCGGCCAGAACACCTGGGACGAGGTCAACCAGATCGTCGCGGGCGGCAACTACGGCTGGCCCACCTGCGAGGGCACCTGCGGCAACGGGAGCTTCCGCAACCCGATCGTCACGTGGACCACGGCCGAGGCGTCGCCGAGCGGGCTGGCGTACGCCAACGACACGCTGTTCGCGGCGGCGCTGCGCGGCCAGCGGCTGTGGGCGGTCCCGCTGACCTCCGGCGGCGGGGCCGGCACGCCGGTCGCCGAGCTGCAGGGCGAGTACGGGCGGCTGCGCGCGGTGGCCGTCGGCCCCGACGGCTGGCTCTGGGTGGGCACCAGCAACCGTGACGGCCGCGGCAGCCCGGTGGCGCAGGACGACCGCATCGTCCGCGTCCCGCCCGCGTCGGGCGGCACCGACACGCAGGCGCCGAGCGCGCCCGCGGGCCTGGCCGCCTCGGGCACGACCGCCACGGCGACCACGCTGTCCTGGACCGCCGCGACCGACAACGTGGGCGTGACCGGCTACGACGTGCTGCGCGCGCCCGGCGCGTCGGGCGGCACGTTCGCGCAGGCCGGCACGTCGGCGACCACCTCGTTCACGAACACGGGCCTGACCGCGGGCACCACCTACCGCTACCAGGTCAGGGCCAGGGACGCGGCCGGCAACCTGTCCCCCGTCTCGAACACGGTCACGGTCACCACGACCTCCTCGCAGGGCGGCACCTGCACGGCCACGCCTGCGACGGCGAGCGAGTGGGCCACCGGCTACGTGATCCAGGTGACGGTCACCAACACCGGCACAGCCACGCTGAACGGCTGGACGGTGACGTTCACGCTGCCTCCCGGGCACACCATCACCGGCTCGTGGAACGTCCAGGTGTCCAGCTCGGGCCAGACGGCCACGGCCAGGAACGCCGCCTACAACGGCGGCCCGATCGCGCCCGGCGCGAGCACGTCGTTCGGCTTCCAGGCGAGCCGCCCCGGCGCGGACGGCCGGGTGCCCTCCGGCTACACCTGCACGTCTCCCTGA
- a CDS encoding ATP-binding cassette domain-containing protein yields MTTPVLQARGLVKRYGHVTALDGADFDLMPGEVLAVIGDNGAGKTSLIKALTGALQPDTGEIRLDGEPVRLRDPLDARRHGIETVYQDLAIAASLDIATNMFLGRELRKPGLLGKVFRMLDKKRMREESARHMAELKIGLRSLTQPVESLSGGQRQGVAVARAVAWATRVVVMDEPTAALGVKESGQVLDLIRQVRDRGTPVVLISHNMPHVFEIADRVHVQRLGRRVAELSPREHSMAEVVAIMTGAIQVSDGKSVVADQEAAKAIGL; encoded by the coding sequence ATGACCACCCCCGTCCTCCAGGCCCGCGGCCTGGTCAAGAGGTACGGCCACGTGACCGCGCTCGACGGCGCGGACTTCGACCTCATGCCCGGCGAGGTGCTCGCGGTCATCGGCGACAACGGCGCCGGCAAGACCAGCCTGATCAAGGCGCTGACCGGCGCGCTGCAGCCGGACACGGGCGAGATCCGCCTCGACGGCGAGCCCGTGCGCCTGCGCGACCCGCTCGACGCCCGGCGGCACGGCATCGAGACCGTCTACCAGGACCTGGCGATCGCGGCCTCGCTCGACATCGCGACCAACATGTTCCTCGGCCGCGAGCTGCGCAAGCCCGGCCTGCTCGGCAAGGTCTTCCGGATGCTGGACAAGAAACGCATGCGCGAGGAGTCGGCCCGGCACATGGCCGAGCTCAAGATCGGGCTGCGCTCTCTCACCCAGCCGGTCGAGTCGCTGTCGGGCGGCCAGCGCCAGGGCGTGGCCGTGGCCAGGGCGGTGGCCTGGGCCACGCGCGTCGTGGTCATGGACGAGCCCACGGCGGCGCTCGGCGTGAAGGAGTCGGGCCAGGTGCTCGACCTCATCAGGCAGGTCCGCGACCGCGGCACGCCGGTGGTGCTGATCAGCCACAACATGCCGCACGTGTTCGAGATCGCCGACCGCGTGCACGTCCAGCGGCTCGGCCGCAGGGTCGCCGAGCTGAGCCCGCGCGAGCACAGCATGGCCGAGGTCGTGGCCATCATGACCGGTGCGATCCAGGTCTCGGACGGCAAGTCCGTGGTGGCGGACCAGGAGGCGGCGAAGGCGATCGGCCTCTGA
- a CDS encoding PIG-L family deacetylase: MDRQLTLMVVHAHPDDECLSTGGILARYTEEGIRTVLVTCTNGEQGDGEGGVKPGEPGHDDEAVARRRLGELRESVAHLGVDHLELLGYRDSGMDGWDGNGHPDAFANVPVETAAARLAALMEHYRPQVVVTYDETGGGGYGHPDHVQTHRVTVAAAERTGIPDKLYYTAIPRSAIKRMFELMRESGADVGDFTPSDDFGTPDERVTSVLDVSPYVERKLKALRAHESQGENIFLLRMPEEAQQQAFSHEAFERVLSKVDTPKHEEDLFAGLRDS, encoded by the coding sequence ATGGATCGGCAACTCACCCTGATGGTCGTGCACGCCCACCCCGACGACGAATGCCTGAGCACCGGCGGCATCCTCGCCCGCTACACCGAGGAGGGCATCCGCACGGTCCTGGTCACCTGTACCAACGGCGAGCAGGGCGACGGCGAGGGCGGCGTGAAGCCGGGCGAGCCGGGTCACGACGACGAGGCGGTGGCGCGGCGGCGGCTGGGCGAGCTGCGCGAGTCGGTCGCCCACCTGGGCGTCGACCACCTGGAGCTGCTCGGCTACCGCGACTCCGGCATGGACGGCTGGGACGGCAACGGCCACCCCGACGCGTTCGCCAACGTGCCCGTCGAGACGGCCGCCGCCAGGCTGGCCGCGCTGATGGAGCACTACCGGCCGCAGGTCGTGGTCACCTACGACGAGACGGGCGGCGGCGGTTACGGCCACCCCGACCACGTGCAGACGCACCGCGTCACGGTGGCCGCCGCCGAGCGCACCGGCATCCCCGACAAGCTCTACTACACCGCCATTCCCCGGTCGGCGATCAAGCGCATGTTCGAGCTGATGCGCGAGAGCGGCGCCGACGTCGGCGACTTCACGCCCTCCGACGACTTCGGCACCCCCGACGAGCGGGTGACCAGCGTCCTCGACGTCTCCCCCTACGTCGAGCGCAAGCTCAAGGCCCTGCGGGCGCACGAGAGCCAGGGGGAGAACATCTTCCTGCTGCGGATGCCGGAGGAGGCGCAGCAGCAGGCGTTCTCGCACGAGGCGTTCGAGCGGGTGCTGAGCAAGGTGGACACGCCGAAGCACGAGGAGGATCTGTTCGCGGGCCTGCGCGACAGCTGA